The following coding sequences are from one Achromobacter sp. B7 window:
- the rplK gene encoding 50S ribosomal protein L11 has protein sequence MAKKIVGFIKLQVPAGKANPSPPIGPALGQRGLNIMEFCKAFNAKTQGMEPGLPIPVVITAFADKSFTFIMKTPPATVLIKKAAGVQKGSPKPHTDKVGTLTRAQAEEIAKAKGPDLTAADLDAAVRTIAGSARSMGITVEGI, from the coding sequence ATGGCGAAAAAGATCGTCGGCTTTATCAAGCTGCAAGTACCGGCTGGTAAAGCTAACCCCTCCCCCCCGATTGGCCCGGCACTGGGTCAACGCGGCCTGAACATCATGGAATTCTGCAAGGCGTTCAACGCCAAGACCCAAGGCATGGAGCCTGGTCTGCCGATTCCGGTGGTGATCACCGCCTTCGCGGACAAGAGCTTCACCTTCATCATGAAGACCCCGCCCGCGACGGTCCTCATCAAGAAGGCTGCCGGTGTGCAAAAGGGTTCGCCCAAGCCGCATACCGACAAGGTCGGCACGCTGACCCGCGCCCAAGCTGAAGAAATCGCCAAGGCCAAGGGCCCCGATCTGACCGCCGCTGATCTGGACGCCGCTGTGCGTACGATCGCTGGCAGCGCCCGCAGCATGGGCATCACGGTTGAGGGGATCTAA
- a CDS encoding iron-containing alcohol dehydrogenase, with protein sequence MTVPSVNWNYPTAMKVGPGRIKELPEWCRELGMRRPLLVTDPGLAPLPMLSDAARACRQAGLDCEVFHEIKGNPTGRNVEDGVLAYRQGGHDGVIAFGGGSALDAAKAIALMVGQDRPLWDFEDIGDNYLRVNVAGMAPVVAVPTTAGTGSEVGRASVITDEAAQVKRIIFHARMLPAVVILDAELTVGLPARITAATGMDALSHNLEAYCSPVFHPMAAGIAVEGMRIIKEYLPQAVADGTDLQARQQMLVASTMGATAFQRGLGAMHALAHPLGALYDAHHGMLNAILMPYVLKANQHAVAPRLEALARYLDLPGDGPGAVLDWVLRLREAVGIPHTLAEIGIDEGQAERVGRMASEDPSGGTNPVNFTADAYSQLLQAAIRGNL encoded by the coding sequence ATGACTGTGCCCAGCGTTAACTGGAATTACCCGACCGCGATGAAGGTCGGACCCGGCCGAATCAAGGAGCTGCCCGAGTGGTGCCGGGAACTGGGCATGCGCCGGCCGTTGCTTGTCACGGATCCGGGCTTGGCGCCGTTGCCAATGCTGTCCGACGCCGCGCGCGCCTGCCGCCAGGCGGGGCTGGACTGCGAGGTATTTCACGAGATCAAGGGCAATCCAACAGGGCGTAACGTGGAAGACGGTGTTCTCGCCTATCGGCAGGGCGGGCACGACGGCGTCATTGCATTTGGGGGCGGATCGGCATTGGATGCCGCCAAGGCGATTGCGTTGATGGTGGGACAAGACCGCCCGCTGTGGGATTTCGAAGATATCGGCGATAACTATCTGCGGGTGAACGTGGCGGGCATGGCGCCGGTGGTAGCGGTGCCCACCACGGCCGGCACGGGGTCGGAGGTGGGCCGTGCATCGGTCATCACCGACGAGGCCGCGCAGGTCAAGCGCATCATTTTTCACGCGCGCATGTTGCCGGCCGTCGTGATCCTGGACGCCGAACTCACCGTCGGCCTGCCCGCAAGAATCACCGCCGCCACCGGTATGGACGCGCTGTCGCACAACCTGGAAGCGTATTGTTCGCCGGTCTTTCATCCGATGGCGGCCGGCATCGCGGTTGAAGGCATGCGCATCATCAAGGAATACCTGCCGCAAGCGGTGGCCGATGGCACCGACTTGCAGGCACGCCAGCAGATGTTGGTGGCCTCGACGATGGGCGCCACGGCATTCCAACGTGGCCTGGGCGCCATGCACGCGCTGGCGCATCCATTGGGGGCGCTGTACGACGCCCATCACGGCATGCTCAACGCGATCCTGATGCCTTACGTGCTCAAAGCAAACCAGCATGCCGTGGCGCCAAGGCTGGAGGCGCTGGCGCGTTATCTGGATTTGCCCGGGGATGGCCCGGGCGCGGTGCTGGACTGGGTGCTGAGACTGCGCGAGGCGGTGGGCATCCCCCACACGCTGGCCGAGATCGGCATCGACGAAGGGCAGGCCGAGCGGGTAGGGCGCATGGCCAGCGAGGATCCCTCAGGGGGAACCAACCCCGTAAATTTCACCGCCGACGCTTATTCGCAACTTTTGCAAGCAGCAATTCGCGGAAACCTGTAA
- the secE gene encoding preprotein translocase subunit SecE — MSNTSVETVTSTADRVKLGLAVLVVIAGIVGFSVLSAQPMPARIGVFVGGLVIAAAIAWFSEPGRRTLSFASESYNEVKRVAWPTRKETTQMTGIVFAFVAVMGIFMWVLDKGIEWILYGLLLGWK, encoded by the coding sequence ATGTCTAATACCAGCGTAGAAACCGTAACTAGCACCGCCGACCGGGTCAAGCTCGGCCTGGCGGTTCTCGTCGTTATTGCTGGCATCGTCGGGTTTTCCGTGCTTAGCGCACAGCCGATGCCTGCACGTATCGGCGTGTTTGTCGGCGGCCTTGTGATTGCAGCCGCAATTGCCTGGTTCAGCGAGCCCGGCCGCCGCACCCTGAGCTTTGCCAGCGAGTCCTACAACGAAGTCAAGCGTGTCGCATGGCCCACCCGCAAGGAAACGACCCAAATGACGGGTATCGTTTTTGCGTTCGTGGCGGTCATGGGCATTTTCATGTGGGTGCTCGACAAGGGCATCGAATGGATTCTTTACGGCCTGTTGTTGGGCTGGAAATAA
- the rpoB gene encoding DNA-directed RNA polymerase subunit beta, which yields MPYSYTEKKRIRKSFAKREDVQNVPFLLATQLQSYLTFLQADTAPSDRVADGLQAAFSSIFPIVSHNGMARLEFVSYVLGEPVFDVKECQQRGLTYASPLRAKVRLVLLDREVSKPTVKEVKEQEVYMGEIPLMTSTGSFVINGTERVIVSQLHRSPGVFFEHDRGKTHSSGKLLFSARVIPYRGSWLDFEFDPKDVLFFRVDRRRKMPVTILCKAIGMTPESILANFFDFDNFELKSEGAMMEFVPERWKGEMARFDISDRDGKVIVEKDKRINAKHLRDLAAGGIQRISVPEDFLYGRVLAKNIVDEDTGEVIANANDEITESVLGALRASNVYDIQTLYTNDLDRGPYISQTLRTDETADQMAARVAIYRMMRPGEPPTEEAVEALFQRLFYSEETYDLSRVGRMKVNSRLGRGEDITGPMTLTNEDILETIKVLVELRNGRGQIDDIDHLGNRRVRCVGELAENQFRAGLVRVERAVKERLGQAETENLMPHDLINSKPISAAIKEFFGSSQLSQFMDQTNPLSEITHKRRVSALGPGGLTRERAGFEVRDVHPTHYGRVCPIETPEGPNIGLINSMALYARLNEYGFLETPYRKIIDGRVSEQIDYLSAIEESHYVIAQANAALDEQGAFVDDLVACREAGETMLTSPANVHYMDVAPSQIVSVAASLIPFLEHDDANRALMGANMQRQAVPCLRPEKPVVGTGIERTVAVDSGTTVQALRGGLVDHVDAERVVIRVNDEENVAGEVGVDIYNLIKYTRSNQNTNINQRPIVKRGDKVAKGDVLADGASTDLGELALGQNMLIAFMPWNGYNFEDSILISEKVVADDRYTSVHIEELTVVARDTKLGPEEITRDISNLAETQLNRLDDSGITYIGAEVSADDVLVGKVTPKGETQLTPEEKLLRAIFGEKASDVKDTSLRVPSGMTGTVIDVQVFTREGIVRDKRAQSIIDDELRRYRQDLNDQLRIVENDQFDRIEKMLVNKTVNGGPRKLAKGATITKAYLADLDRWQWFDIRLADEPHAVVLEQAKESLEQKRHQFDLAFEEKRKKLTQGDELPPGVLKMIKVYLAVKRRLQPGDKMAGRHGNKGVVSRITPVEDMPHMADGTPADIVLNPLGVPSRMNVGQVLEVHLGWAAKGVGHRIADLLRDERTAQVKNVRAYLDKVYNTTGSGARIDELTDEEVMEMAQNLKNGVPFATPVFDGATEEEITTMLELAYPDDVAERMALTPSRTQAWLFDGRTGEKFERPVTVGYMHYLKLHHLVDDKMHARSTGPYSLVTQQPLGGKAQFGGQRFGEMEVWALEAYGAAYTLQEMLTVKSDDITGRTKVYENIVKGDHVIDAGMPESFNVLVKEIRSLALDMDLERN from the coding sequence ATGCCTTACTCGTACACCGAAAAAAAGCGCATCCGCAAAAGCTTCGCCAAGCGTGAAGACGTTCAAAACGTTCCTTTCCTTTTGGCGACACAGCTTCAATCCTACCTAACTTTCCTGCAGGCGGATACCGCCCCGTCCGATCGCGTAGCCGACGGTTTGCAGGCGGCGTTCTCGTCGATTTTCCCGATCGTTAGTCACAACGGTATGGCGCGCTTGGAGTTCGTGAGCTACGTGCTCGGCGAACCGGTGTTCGATGTCAAGGAATGTCAGCAACGTGGTCTGACCTATGCCTCGCCCCTGCGAGCCAAGGTCCGCCTGGTGCTGCTTGACCGCGAAGTCAGCAAGCCGACCGTGAAAGAAGTGAAGGAACAGGAAGTCTACATGGGCGAAATTCCGCTCATGACCAGCACGGGTTCCTTTGTCATCAATGGCACCGAGCGTGTCATCGTGTCGCAGCTGCACCGTTCGCCTGGCGTGTTCTTCGAACACGACCGCGGCAAAACGCACAGCTCCGGCAAGCTCCTGTTCTCGGCCCGCGTGATTCCTTACCGCGGCTCGTGGCTGGACTTCGAATTCGACCCCAAGGACGTCCTGTTCTTCCGCGTCGACCGTCGTCGCAAGATGCCTGTCACGATCCTGTGCAAGGCCATCGGCATGACGCCGGAATCCATCCTGGCCAACTTCTTTGACTTCGATAACTTCGAACTCAAGAGCGAAGGCGCCATGATGGAATTCGTGCCCGAACGTTGGAAGGGCGAAATGGCCCGCTTCGACATCTCGGACCGCGATGGCAAGGTCATCGTCGAAAAAGACAAGCGCATCAATGCCAAGCATTTGCGCGACCTGGCTGCCGGCGGCATCCAGCGCATCTCCGTGCCGGAAGACTTCCTGTACGGCCGTGTGCTGGCCAAGAACATCGTTGACGAAGATACCGGCGAAGTCATCGCCAACGCCAACGACGAAATCACGGAAAGCGTGCTGGGCGCCTTGCGCGCCTCGAACGTCTACGACATCCAGACGCTCTACACGAACGATCTGGACCGTGGTCCGTACATTTCGCAAACCCTGCGCACTGATGAAACCGCCGACCAGATGGCCGCGCGTGTTGCCATCTACCGCATGATGCGTCCTGGCGAGCCCCCCACCGAAGAAGCGGTGGAAGCGCTGTTCCAACGTCTGTTCTACAGCGAAGAGACGTACGATCTGTCGCGCGTGGGCCGCATGAAGGTCAACAGCCGTCTGGGCCGTGGTGAAGACATCACCGGTCCGATGACGCTGACCAACGAAGACATCCTTGAAACCATCAAGGTGCTGGTTGAGCTGCGTAACGGCCGTGGCCAGATCGATGACATCGATCACTTGGGCAACCGTCGCGTGCGTTGCGTTGGCGAACTGGCCGAAAACCAGTTCCGCGCCGGCCTGGTGCGTGTCGAGCGTGCCGTCAAGGAACGTCTGGGCCAGGCCGAGACCGAAAACCTGATGCCGCACGACCTGATCAACTCCAAGCCGATCTCGGCTGCCATCAAGGAGTTCTTCGGTTCGAGCCAGTTGTCGCAGTTCATGGACCAAACCAACCCGTTGTCGGAAATCACGCACAAGCGTCGCGTTTCCGCACTGGGCCCGGGCGGTCTGACCCGCGAGCGCGCCGGCTTTGAAGTCCGCGACGTGCACCCGACCCACTACGGCCGTGTCTGCCCGATCGAAACGCCGGAAGGCCCGAACATCGGTCTGATCAACTCCATGGCGCTGTACGCTCGCTTGAACGAGTACGGCTTCCTGGAAACGCCTTACCGCAAGATTATCGACGGCCGCGTCAGCGAGCAGATCGATTACCTGTCGGCCATCGAAGAAAGCCACTACGTCATTGCACAGGCTAACGCCGCGCTGGACGAGCAGGGCGCCTTCGTTGACGACCTGGTCGCTTGCCGTGAAGCAGGCGAAACGATGCTGACCTCGCCGGCCAACGTGCATTACATGGACGTTGCCCCGTCGCAGATCGTGTCGGTGGCTGCTTCGCTGATTCCGTTCCTTGAGCACGACGACGCGAACCGCGCACTGATGGGCGCCAACATGCAACGTCAGGCCGTGCCTTGCCTGCGTCCGGAAAAGCCGGTCGTGGGTACGGGTATCGAACGCACCGTGGCCGTTGACTCGGGCACGACCGTGCAAGCACTGCGTGGCGGCCTGGTCGACCACGTTGACGCCGAGCGCGTCGTGATTCGCGTGAACGACGAAGAAAACGTCGCCGGCGAAGTCGGTGTCGATATCTACAACCTGATCAAGTACACCCGTTCCAACCAGAACACGAACATCAACCAGCGTCCTATCGTCAAGCGTGGCGACAAGGTCGCCAAGGGCGACGTGCTGGCTGACGGCGCATCGACCGACCTGGGCGAACTCGCCCTGGGTCAGAACATGCTGATCGCGTTCATGCCGTGGAACGGCTACAACTTCGAAGACTCGATCTTGATCTCCGAGAAGGTTGTTGCCGATGACCGCTACACCTCGGTGCACATCGAGGAACTGACGGTTGTCGCCCGCGACACGAAGCTGGGTCCGGAAGAAATCACGCGCGACATCAGCAACCTGGCTGAGACGCAACTGAACCGTCTGGACGATTCGGGCATCACGTACATTGGCGCCGAAGTCAGCGCCGACGACGTGCTGGTCGGCAAGGTCACGCCGAAGGGCGAAACCCAGCTGACGCCGGAAGAAAAGCTGCTGCGCGCCATCTTCGGTGAAAAGGCGTCCGACGTTAAGGACACCTCGCTGCGCGTGCCTTCGGGCATGACCGGCACCGTGATCGACGTGCAAGTGTTCACGCGTGAAGGCATCGTGCGCGACAAGCGCGCCCAGTCCATCATTGACGATGAACTGCGCCGCTATCGCCAAGACCTGAACGACCAGCTGCGCATCGTTGAAAACGACCAGTTCGACCGTATCGAAAAGATGCTGGTCAACAAGACCGTCAACGGCGGCCCGCGCAAGCTGGCCAAGGGCGCCACGATCACCAAGGCTTACCTGGCTGATCTGGACCGCTGGCAGTGGTTCGACATCCGTCTGGCCGATGAGCCGCACGCTGTCGTGCTGGAGCAAGCCAAGGAATCGCTGGAGCAGAAGCGTCACCAGTTTGATCTGGCCTTCGAAGAGAAGCGCAAGAAGCTGACGCAGGGCGACGAGCTGCCCCCGGGCGTGCTGAAGATGATCAAGGTCTACCTGGCCGTGAAGCGTCGTCTGCAACCTGGCGACAAGATGGCAGGCCGTCACGGTAACAAGGGTGTGGTTTCGCGTATCACCCCGGTGGAAGACATGCCGCACATGGCTGACGGCACGCCGGCCGACATCGTTCTGAACCCGCTGGGCGTGCCCTCGCGGATGAACGTCGGTCAGGTGCTGGAAGTGCACTTGGGCTGGGCTGCCAAGGGCGTGGGCCACCGCATTGCCGATCTGCTGCGCGACGAGCGCACTGCGCAGGTCAAGAACGTCCGTGCCTACCTGGACAAGGTCTACAACACGACCGGTTCCGGCGCCCGCATCGACGAGCTGACCGACGAAGAAGTCATGGAAATGGCCCAGAACCTCAAGAACGGCGTGCCGTTCGCGACGCCCGTCTTCGACGGCGCGACGGAAGAGGAAATCACCACGATGCTGGAGCTGGCCTATCCGGACGACGTCGCCGAGCGCATGGCACTGACGCCTTCGCGTACGCAGGCATGGCTGTTTGACGGCCGCACGGGCGAGAAATTCGAGCGCCCCGTGACGGTTGGCTACATGCACTACCTGAAGCTGCACCACTTGGTCGACGACAAGATGCACGCGCGTTCGACGGGTCCGTACTCGCTGGTCACGCAGCAGCCGCTGGGTGGTAAGGCGCAGTTCGGTGGTCAGCGTTTCGGGGAAATGGAAGTGTGGGCGCTGGAAGCATACGGCGCCGCGTACACCCTGCAAGAAATGCTGACGGTGAAGTCGGACGACATCACCGGCCGTACGAAGGTATACGAAAACATCGTCAAGGGCGACCACGTCATCGACGCCGGCATGCCGGAATCGTTCAACGTGCTGGTGAAGGAAATCCGCTCGTTGGCCCTGGACATGGATTTGGAGCGTAACTAA
- the nusG gene encoding transcription termination/antitermination protein NusG, whose product MSKRWYVVHVYSGMEKSVHKALVERIERAALQTSFGRILVPSEEVVEVKGGQKSITERRIFPGYVLVEMDLTDETWHLVKNTNRVTGFLGGSGNRPTPISEKEVEKILSQMEEGVEKPRPKILFEVGEMVRVKEGPFADFNGNVEEVNYEKSKVRVSVTIFGRATPVELDFSQVEKT is encoded by the coding sequence ATGAGTAAGCGTTGGTATGTCGTCCATGTGTACTCCGGCATGGAAAAGAGCGTTCACAAGGCCCTGGTAGAGCGCATCGAGCGCGCGGCCTTGCAAACGTCCTTTGGCCGCATCCTTGTGCCCTCCGAGGAAGTCGTCGAGGTCAAGGGTGGTCAAAAATCGATCACCGAACGCCGCATTTTCCCCGGTTATGTCCTGGTAGAAATGGACCTGACCGACGAAACGTGGCATCTGGTCAAGAACACGAACCGCGTCACCGGCTTTTTGGGTGGCTCGGGCAACCGTCCGACCCCGATTTCCGAAAAGGAAGTCGAAAAGATCCTCTCCCAGATGGAAGAGGGTGTCGAGAAGCCCCGCCCCAAGATTCTTTTCGAAGTGGGCGAGATGGTTCGGGTCAAGGAAGGTCCGTTTGCAGACTTCAACGGCAACGTCGAAGAAGTCAATTACGAAAAGAGCAAGGTGCGCGTGTCGGTCACCATTTTTGGTCGTGCCACACCCGTCGAACTCGATTTCAGCCAGGTCGAAAAGACCTGA
- the rplL gene encoding 50S ribosomal protein L7/L12 produces MALNKAEILDAIAGMTVLELSELIKEMEEKFGVSAAAAAVAVAAPAAGGAAAAAEEQTEFNVVLLEAGANKVSVIKAVRELTGLGLKEAKDLVDGAPKPVKEAVAKADAEAAKKKLEEAGAKVEVK; encoded by the coding sequence ATGGCACTTAACAAAGCTGAAATCCTTGACGCCATCGCTGGCATGACCGTGCTCGAGCTGTCCGAGCTGATCAAGGAAATGGAAGAGAAGTTCGGCGTGTCGGCTGCTGCCGCCGCTGTCGCTGTTGCTGCTCCCGCCGCTGGTGGCGCTGCTGCCGCTGCTGAAGAGCAAACCGAGTTCAACGTCGTCCTGCTGGAAGCCGGCGCGAACAAGGTCAGCGTCATCAAGGCCGTGCGCGAGCTGACCGGTCTGGGTCTGAAGGAAGCCAAGGACCTGGTTGACGGCGCTCCGAAGCCCGTCAAGGAAGCTGTGGCCAAGGCTGACGCCGAAGCCGCCAAGAAGAAGCTGGAAGAAGCTGGCGCCAAGGTCGAAGTCAAGTAA
- the rplJ gene encoding 50S ribosomal protein L10, with the protein MSLNRQEKAVVIEEVSAEVAKAQSIVIAEYRGLDVASVTVLRKTARESGVYLRVLKNSLARRAVAGTAFEPLAEQLTGPLIYGISTDPVSAAKVIAGFAKSNDKLVIKAGALPNSLLTQDGVKALATMPSREELLSKLLGTMQAPIAQFVRTLNEVPTKFARGLAAVRDQKAAA; encoded by the coding sequence GTGAGTCTCAATCGTCAAGAGAAAGCGGTGGTAATCGAGGAAGTCTCGGCTGAAGTCGCCAAGGCACAATCGATTGTTATCGCTGAGTACCGTGGTCTGGACGTCGCCTCTGTCACCGTACTGCGCAAAACTGCGCGTGAATCGGGCGTGTATCTGCGAGTTCTGAAGAACTCGCTGGCCCGTCGTGCTGTTGCCGGCACGGCTTTCGAGCCGTTGGCTGAGCAACTGACCGGTCCGCTGATCTATGGCATCAGCACTGATCCGGTTTCGGCGGCCAAGGTTATCGCTGGTTTCGCGAAAAGCAACGACAAGCTGGTCATCAAGGCGGGCGCATTGCCCAACAGCCTGCTGACTCAAGATGGTGTGAAGGCCTTGGCCACCATGCCGTCCCGCGAAGAGTTGCTGTCGAAACTGCTTGGCACCATGCAAGCCCCGATCGCGCAATTCGTGCGTACGCTCAACGAAGTTCCGACCAAGTTCGCCCGTGGCCTCGCGGCTGTGCGCGACCAAAAGGCAGCGGCCTAA
- the rplA gene encoding 50S ribosomal protein L1 yields MAKLSKRAAAIAQKIDRTKLYPVAEALTLVKETAVAKFNESIDVAVQLGIDPKKSDQLVRGSVVLPAGTGKSVRVAVFAQGDKAEAAKAAGADIVGLDDLADQIKAGQMDFDVVIASPDTMRVVGALGQILGPRGLMPNPKVGTVTPDVATAVKNAKAGQVQYRTDKAGIIHATIGRASFGVEQLQTNLAALVDALQKARPAAAKGIYLRKLAVSSTMGGGARVEIASLSASN; encoded by the coding sequence ATGGCAAAACTGTCTAAGCGCGCCGCCGCTATTGCACAAAAGATCGACCGCACCAAGCTGTACCCGGTCGCTGAAGCCCTGACCCTGGTCAAGGAAACCGCCGTCGCCAAGTTCAATGAATCCATTGACGTGGCCGTGCAGCTCGGCATCGACCCGAAGAAGTCGGACCAACTGGTTCGCGGTTCGGTCGTGCTGCCCGCCGGTACCGGCAAGTCGGTTCGCGTTGCCGTGTTCGCCCAAGGCGACAAGGCTGAAGCCGCCAAGGCCGCCGGCGCCGATATCGTTGGCCTGGACGACCTGGCTGACCAGATCAAGGCCGGTCAAATGGACTTTGACGTGGTCATCGCTTCGCCCGACACGATGCGTGTCGTGGGTGCCCTGGGCCAGATCCTGGGTCCCCGTGGCCTGATGCCGAACCCGAAGGTCGGCACCGTGACGCCTGACGTCGCCACCGCTGTCAAGAACGCCAAGGCCGGTCAGGTTCAGTACCGTACCGACAAGGCTGGCATCATCCACGCAACGATCGGCCGTGCGTCGTTCGGCGTGGAACAGCTGCAAACCAACCTGGCTGCTCTGGTCGACGCCCTGCAAAAGGCCCGTCCCGCAGCTGCCAAGGGCATTTACCTGCGCAAGCTGGCCGTTTCGTCCACGATGGGCGGCGGTGCTCGCGTTGAAATTGCCTCGCTGTCGGCTTCCAACTAA
- the tuf gene encoding elongation factor Tu, whose protein sequence is MAKGKFERTKPHVNVGTIGHVDHGKTTLTAAITTVLSNKFGGEAKGYDQIDATPEEKARGITINTAHVEYETEARHYAHVDCPGHADYVKNMITGAAQMDGAILVVSAADGPMPQTREHILLSRQVGVPYIIVFLNKADMVDDAELLELVEMEVRELLSKYDFPGDDTPIVKGSAKLALEGDKGELGEQAIMALAAALDSYIPTPERAVDGTFLMPVEDVFSISGRGTVVTGRIERGIVKVGEEIEIVGLVPTVKTTCTGVEMFRKLLDQGQAGDNVGILLRGTKREDVQRGQVLAKPGSITPHTDFTSEVYILSKEEGGRHTPFFQGYRPQFYFRTTDVTGTIELPADKEMVLPGDNVAMTVKLLAPIAMEEGLRFAIREGGRTVGAGVVAKILK, encoded by the coding sequence ATGGCAAAAGGCAAGTTTGAACGTACCAAGCCGCACGTGAACGTGGGTACGATTGGTCACGTTGACCACGGCAAAACGACGTTGACGGCAGCTATCACGACCGTTCTGTCGAACAAGTTCGGTGGCGAAGCCAAGGGCTACGACCAGATCGATGCGACTCCTGAAGAAAAGGCTCGCGGCATCACGATCAACACCGCCCACGTCGAGTACGAAACCGAAGCGCGTCACTACGCTCACGTTGACTGCCCGGGCCACGCTGACTATGTGAAGAACATGATCACGGGCGCGGCGCAAATGGACGGCGCGATTCTGGTTGTGTCGGCCGCTGACGGCCCGATGCCGCAAACGCGTGAACACATTCTGCTGAGCCGCCAGGTTGGCGTGCCGTACATCATCGTCTTCCTGAACAAGGCTGACATGGTTGACGACGCCGAGCTGCTCGAGCTGGTGGAAATGGAAGTTCGCGAACTTCTGTCCAAGTACGACTTCCCGGGTGATGACACCCCGATCGTCAAGGGTTCGGCCAAGCTGGCGCTGGAAGGCGACAAGGGCGAACTGGGCGAGCAAGCCATCATGGCTTTGGCCGCTGCACTGGATTCGTACATCCCGACGCCCGAGCGCGCCGTGGACGGCACGTTCCTGATGCCGGTTGAAGACGTGTTCTCGATCTCGGGTCGTGGCACGGTGGTGACTGGCCGTATCGAACGCGGCATCGTCAAGGTCGGCGAAGAAATCGAAATCGTGGGCCTGGTGCCGACGGTCAAGACGACTTGCACGGGCGTTGAAATGTTCCGCAAGCTGCTGGACCAAGGTCAAGCTGGCGACAACGTGGGCATCCTGCTGCGCGGCACCAAGCGTGAAGACGTCCAGCGCGGCCAAGTGTTGGCCAAGCCGGGCTCGATCACCCCGCACACGGACTTCACGTCCGAGGTGTACATCCTGTCCAAGGAAGAAGGCGGCCGTCACACTCCGTTCTTCCAAGGCTATCGTCCCCAGTTCTACTTCCGCACGACGGACGTGACGGGCACGATCGAGCTGCCGGCCGACAAGGAAATGGTTCTGCCGGGCGACAACGTGGCCATGACGGTCAAGCTGTTGGCTCCCATCGCCATGGAAGAAGGCCTGCGTTTCGCTATCCGTGAAGGCGGTCGTACCGTCGGCGCCGGCGTCGTCGCCAAGATCCTGAAGTAA